The following are from one region of the Achromobacter xylosoxidans genome:
- a CDS encoding LysR family transcriptional regulator: MNTRFVEAFLWSARLGSFRAASDRLHITQAAVANRIASLEEDIGARLFERDAKELRLTATGTRLLDYGERLLEIRQQILSLGKGGDEVFGLVRIGAIETVVHTWLIGFLTNLRSTYPGIEVQLTSETTRALHRGLREGALDIALQTDLLNDSGIISNACLPMEMGWVGPAGDEEALSAQQLLSEPVLTMSPGSQPHEALKALYREVGMPQGKVHCVSSISALARLVRSGFGRALVPLPPIYEYVARGEVQIIRCDIPVPPQLLVVSYLESAGSDAIRLVAELASRASDQFTSSVSAPRLGSAQ, from the coding sequence ATGAATACGCGTTTTGTCGAAGCCTTTCTGTGGTCGGCGCGCCTGGGCAGTTTCCGGGCGGCGAGCGACCGCCTGCACATCACCCAGGCCGCCGTGGCCAATCGCATCGCCTCGCTGGAAGAGGACATAGGCGCGCGCCTGTTCGAGCGCGACGCCAAGGAGCTCAGGCTGACGGCCACCGGCACCCGGCTGCTGGACTATGGCGAACGGCTGCTGGAGATCCGCCAGCAGATCCTGTCGCTGGGCAAGGGCGGCGACGAGGTCTTCGGCCTGGTGCGTATCGGCGCCATCGAAACCGTGGTGCACACCTGGCTGATCGGCTTCCTGACCAATCTGCGCTCCACCTACCCGGGCATCGAGGTCCAGCTCACCTCCGAGACCACGCGCGCGCTGCACCGCGGCCTGCGCGAAGGCGCGCTGGACATCGCGCTGCAGACGGACCTGCTGAACGATAGCGGCATCATCAGCAACGCCTGCCTGCCCATGGAGATGGGCTGGGTCGGGCCGGCCGGCGACGAGGAGGCGCTGAGCGCGCAGCAACTGCTGAGCGAACCGGTGCTGACCATGAGCCCGGGATCGCAGCCTCACGAAGCACTCAAGGCGCTGTACCGCGAAGTCGGCATGCCGCAAGGCAAGGTGCACTGCGTCAGCTCGATCTCCGCGCTGGCGCGGCTGGTGCGCAGCGGCTTTGGCCGGGCGCTGGTGCCGCTGCCGCCCATCTACGAATACGTGGCGCGCGGCGAGGTACAGATCATCCGCTGCGACATTCCGGTGCCGCCCCAGCTGCTGGTGGTGAGCTATCTGGAAAGCGCCGGCTCGGACGCGATCCGGCTGGTGGCCGAACTTGCCAGCCGCGCGTCGGACCAGTTCACGTCCTCGGTCTCTGCGCCGCGATTGGGTTCGGCGCAATAG
- a CDS encoding DUF4286 family protein — translation MSTHTESSLPPHGLLFVATDADPAHEADFNRWYDREHVEERVRIPGFLSGARYLSREGGRKYLGLYRTESLAAFTTADYRKAFERQTVWSVTNLDRMRDPMRRVCAVRAVTGFGSGSEIAVLPLPATNDSEALVARAQALGAELAQADGFVQSYLLVPDAGLSTPLPRESADNRVLAPLFVVEASSAAAARVLRDRACSAFDTDPSQAWLLELGWKLTAADLR, via the coding sequence ATGAGCACGCACACCGAATCCTCCCTCCCGCCGCACGGCCTGCTGTTCGTCGCCACTGACGCCGACCCCGCCCACGAAGCCGATTTCAACCGCTGGTACGACCGCGAGCACGTGGAAGAGCGCGTGCGCATTCCCGGCTTCCTGTCGGGCGCGCGCTACCTGTCGCGGGAAGGCGGCCGCAAGTATCTGGGCCTGTACCGCACCGAATCGCTGGCCGCCTTCACCACGGCGGACTATCGCAAGGCGTTCGAGCGCCAGACCGTATGGTCGGTGACCAACCTGGACCGCATGCGCGACCCGATGCGCCGCGTGTGCGCCGTGCGGGCCGTGACGGGCTTTGGCTCCGGCAGCGAGATCGCGGTCCTGCCTCTGCCGGCGACGAATGACAGCGAAGCGCTGGTGGCCCGGGCGCAGGCGCTGGGCGCTGAACTGGCGCAGGCGGACGGCTTCGTGCAGTCCTATCTGCTGGTGCCGGACGCGGGGCTCAGCACGCCGCTGCCGCGCGAGTCCGCCGACAACCGCGTGCTGGCGCCGCTGTTCGTGGTGGAAGCGAGTTCCGCAGCCGCCGCGCGCGTCCTGCGCGATCGGGCTTGCAGCGCATTCGATACCGATCCGTCACAGGCCTGGCTGCTGGAACTGGGCTGGAAACTGACGGCAGCCGACCTGCGCTGA